In Colwellia sp. M166, a genomic segment contains:
- a CDS encoding YggS family pyridoxal phosphate-dependent enzyme, whose translation MIAIKDNIAQVKLQISSACQHAHRKPDEVTLLAVSKTKPVEMLEQAYQAGQRNFGESYVQEAIDKITALQNKSDITWHFIGPIQTNKTKLIANHFSWVHSIDRIKVAKRLNEHRSNQDTPLNICLQVNISGEITKSGVLPQELPALLEAIETCENLCLRGLMAIPEKNASAASFIQMQQLFLTLKTRYPTMDTLSMGMSADMQHAINAGSTLVRIGSAIFGARN comes from the coding sequence ATGATTGCTATTAAAGATAATATTGCCCAAGTTAAACTGCAAATTTCTTCTGCTTGTCAACATGCTCACCGCAAACCTGATGAAGTTACTTTACTTGCAGTGAGTAAAACTAAACCTGTTGAAATGCTTGAGCAAGCTTACCAAGCTGGGCAACGAAACTTTGGCGAAAGCTATGTACAAGAAGCCATTGATAAAATAACCGCTTTGCAGAACAAGTCTGATATAACTTGGCATTTTATCGGGCCAATTCAAACCAATAAAACCAAATTAATTGCCAATCACTTTTCTTGGGTACATAGCATAGATAGAATCAAAGTTGCCAAACGTCTTAACGAGCATAGGTCAAATCAAGATACTCCGCTAAACATATGTTTACAAGTGAATATTAGTGGTGAAATAACTAAATCTGGCGTTTTACCTCAAGAGCTTCCAGCCTTGCTTGAAGCCATCGAAACTTGTGAAAACTTATGCTTACGTGGTTTAATGGCTATTCCAGAAAAGAACGCCTCTGCGGCGAGTTTTATACAAATGCAACAGCTATTTCTAACACTTAAAACGCGATACCCTACCATGGACACATTATCCATGGGCATGTCAGCTGACATGCAGCATGCTATCAATGCTGGCTCAACACTGGTACGCATTGGCTCTGCCATATTTGGTGCTAGAAACTAA
- a CDS encoding type IV pilus twitching motility protein PilT — MDITELLAFSVENNASDLHLSTGTPPSIRVDGDVRKLNIPAFDEKDVNALVYDIMNDRQRKEYEEKLEVDFSFEVPNLARFRVNAFNQNRGPAAVFRTIPSKILSLDDLGCPDIFRDISALPRGLVLVTGPTGSGKSTTLAAMVDHINKNKHDHILTIEDPIEFVHENHSCLINQREVHRDTLSFSAALRSALREDPDVILVGEMRDLETIRLAMTAAETGHLVFGTLHTTSAPKTIDRIIDVFPGEEKAMVRSMLSESLRAVISQTLIKKVGGGRVAAHEIMMGVPAIRNLIREDKIAQMYSAIQTGMSHGMQTMDQCLQNLVNRGIITKHDAMEKAQDKSQFMGY; from the coding sequence ATGGATATTACCGAATTACTCGCATTTAGCGTAGAAAACAATGCGTCAGATTTACATTTATCAACTGGAACTCCACCATCTATACGAGTCGATGGTGATGTACGTAAACTTAATATACCTGCATTTGACGAAAAAGATGTTAACGCTTTGGTCTATGATATTATGAATGACCGTCAACGAAAAGAGTATGAAGAAAAGTTAGAAGTCGATTTCTCTTTTGAAGTGCCAAATTTAGCCCGTTTCAGGGTGAATGCTTTTAACCAAAATCGTGGACCTGCGGCGGTCTTTCGTACTATCCCAAGCAAAATTTTATCATTGGATGATTTAGGTTGCCCAGATATTTTTCGTGATATATCAGCATTGCCTCGTGGCCTAGTGCTGGTTACTGGACCTACCGGCTCGGGTAAATCAACCACACTTGCTGCTATGGTTGATCATATTAATAAAAATAAACATGATCATATTTTAACCATAGAAGATCCGATTGAATTTGTGCATGAAAATCATTCTTGCCTGATTAACCAACGTGAAGTTCATCGCGATACCTTGAGCTTTAGTGCAGCATTACGTTCGGCTTTACGTGAAGACCCTGATGTTATTCTGGTTGGTGAAATGCGAGATCTTGAAACTATTCGTTTAGCCATGACTGCGGCGGAAACGGGTCACTTAGTTTTTGGTACCTTGCATACCACTTCTGCACCCAAAACGATTGACCGTATTATTGACGTTTTCCCAGGTGAAGAAAAAGCAATGGTGCGCTCAATGCTTTCAGAGTCTTTACGTGCCGTTATCTCACAAACTTTGATCAAAAAAGTCGGCGGTGGGCGCGTAGCAGCTCATGAAATTATGATGGGCGTACCTGCTATTCGAAATCTGATCCGTGAAGATAAAATTGCCCAAATGTATTCTGCTATTCAAACCGGTATGTCGCATGGCATGCAAACAATGGATCAATGTTTACAAAATTTAGTTAACCGCGGCATTATCACCAAGCATGATGCGATGGAAAAAGCACAGGATAAAAGCCAATTTATGGGTTACTAG
- a CDS encoding PilT/PilU family type 4a pilus ATPase, whose amino-acid sequence MIFHDLLQKMVQHEASDMFVTAKLAVSAKINGELVAIDDKILTSAEALGLVHNAMSEKQQREFDEDKECNFAISIDGIGRFRVSAFWQRDMAGMVIRRIVTEIPEADDLGLPSVLKDVVMSKRGLVLFVGGTGTGKSTSMAALIGYRNKNSRGHILTIEDPVEFVHEHGKCMVTQREVGLDTESFDAALKSSLRQAPDVILIGEIRNQETMEHALSFAETGHLCIATLHANNANQAIDRIMHLVPAEQHGKLLFDLALNLRGIVAQQLIPTRDGNSRVAAIEILLNSPYIAELIKKGDVGSIKEVMEKSTEQGMQTFDQALFNLYQQGLINYADALHHADSPNDLRLMIKLRSNEQGGTGSLSGVTIDGLEPKAY is encoded by the coding sequence ATGATTTTTCATGATTTATTACAAAAAATGGTGCAACATGAAGCATCGGATATGTTTGTTACGGCCAAGTTAGCGGTTAGTGCAAAAATTAATGGTGAACTTGTTGCCATTGATGACAAGATTCTTACGTCGGCTGAAGCATTAGGTTTAGTTCATAATGCGATGTCAGAAAAACAGCAACGTGAGTTTGATGAAGACAAAGAATGTAACTTTGCCATTTCAATTGATGGTATTGGCCGATTTCGTGTTTCGGCATTTTGGCAGCGTGATATGGCGGGTATGGTTATTCGTCGCATTGTCACTGAAATACCGGAAGCGGATGATCTTGGCTTGCCTTCCGTGCTAAAAGATGTCGTGATGTCAAAACGTGGCTTAGTGTTATTTGTTGGTGGTACCGGTACCGGTAAGTCAACGTCAATGGCCGCGTTAATTGGTTATCGCAATAAAAACTCTCGAGGTCATATTTTAACCATCGAAGATCCGGTTGAATTTGTTCATGAGCATGGTAAGTGTATGGTGACACAGCGTGAGGTAGGGCTAGACACTGAAAGTTTTGATGCTGCACTCAAAAGCTCATTACGCCAAGCGCCTGATGTCATCTTGATTGGTGAAATTCGTAACCAAGAGACCATGGAACATGCCTTAAGCTTTGCTGAAACAGGGCACTTATGTATTGCCACTTTACATGCGAATAATGCTAACCAAGCGATTGATCGTATTATGCATTTAGTACCAGCTGAGCAGCATGGAAAATTACTCTTTGATTTAGCGCTGAACTTGCGCGGTATTGTCGCTCAACAATTAATTCCAACTCGTGACGGCAATAGCCGTGTAGCGGCGATTGAAATTTTGTTGAACTCACCCTATATCGCCGAGCTAATTAAAAAAGGCGATGTTGGCAGTATTAAAGAGGTGATGGAAAAGTCTACCGAACAAGGTATGCAAACTTTTGATCAAGCTTTATTTAATCTCTACCAACAAGGGCTTATTAATTATGCTGACGCTTTACATCATGCTGATTCACCTAATGATTTACGCTTAATGATTAAACTGCGCAGTAATGAACAAGGGGGGACAGGCTCATTGTCCGGTGTCACCATTGATGGTTTAGAGCCAAAAGCGTACTGA
- a CDS encoding DsrE family protein translates to MTTSNIALAGAEQFAAGSVIKNYGKHAKVQQDLNFDKSALFKVAFDVSEQGKVGEVNRKIETLARFINMHVANGVPAENIHLALVVHGKAGFDLLKASLYQEKFKKTNANSALLQDLMKNQVQVYLCGQSAAYYDIEHELLEPGVKMALSAMTAHAVLNSKGYSLNPF, encoded by the coding sequence ATGACCACAAGTAATATCGCATTGGCTGGGGCTGAGCAGTTTGCTGCTGGCTCGGTTATCAAAAATTATGGGAAGCATGCGAAAGTTCAACAAGACCTTAACTTTGATAAAAGTGCGCTATTTAAAGTCGCTTTTGATGTCAGTGAACAAGGTAAAGTTGGTGAGGTTAATCGAAAAATTGAAACCCTAGCTCGCTTTATTAATATGCATGTGGCTAATGGTGTCCCGGCAGAAAATATTCACTTAGCCTTAGTGGTACACGGTAAAGCCGGATTTGATTTATTAAAAGCTTCGCTGTACCAAGAGAAATTTAAAAAAACTAACGCTAATAGTGCACTTTTGCAAGATTTGATGAAAAACCAAGTACAGGTTTATTTATGTGGGCAATCAGCGGCATATTACGATATCGAGCATGAATTACTAGAGCCAGGCGTTAAAATGGCTTTGTCAGCAATGACCGCTCATGCTGTTTTAAACAGTAAAGGTTATAGCCTAAATCCATTTTAG
- a CDS encoding AEC family transporter yields MAIIALISPLIIIGFIGFLLAKNAWFDKAQIDTLTKFTFNLAIPAFLFQQLANADLSTINLNIYAAFYLPALLVYGCAWALNYYFHQHLQHDLPASAVYALGASYSNNVIVGMPVALMVLGEQVLPTVFLVISLHSALLFGATSILAVNIKQFNWRVFLKQTFYNPLLIAITSGFLVNLMALKLPNIINDSLLLLGKPAITLALFLLGASLAFYKIRSEIKFILSASILKLVLLPSLILLASHYIFHFSVIITMTLVILSASPTGVNAYLVAKQQAKHQETIAGTVVTTTLLSIITLPLWLWGLSSIFTP; encoded by the coding sequence ATGGCGATTATTGCACTTATTAGCCCATTGATTATTATTGGCTTTATCGGTTTCTTACTGGCAAAGAATGCTTGGTTTGACAAAGCTCAAATTGATACGTTAACTAAATTCACTTTCAACCTAGCCATTCCGGCATTTTTATTTCAACAGCTGGCGAACGCCGATTTAAGCACAATAAATTTAAACATTTATGCCGCCTTTTATTTACCTGCGTTATTGGTTTATGGCTGTGCTTGGGCGTTAAATTATTATTTTCATCAACATTTACAACATGACCTTCCTGCATCGGCTGTTTACGCCTTAGGGGCAAGTTATTCAAATAATGTCATTGTTGGTATGCCGGTGGCTTTAATGGTTTTAGGTGAGCAGGTGCTGCCGACCGTATTTCTTGTTATCAGCTTGCACAGTGCCTTGCTATTTGGTGCAACCAGTATTTTAGCAGTTAATATTAAACAATTTAACTGGCGAGTATTTCTCAAACAAACCTTTTACAATCCGTTATTAATTGCGATAACCAGCGGATTTTTAGTTAATTTAATGGCGCTAAAATTACCAAACATAATCAATGACAGTTTATTACTTTTAGGTAAACCCGCCATCACCCTCGCCTTATTTTTGCTTGGCGCCTCTCTGGCTTTTTATAAAATTCGTAGTGAAATAAAATTCATACTTTCTGCCAGCATATTAAAACTCGTACTTTTACCGAGCTTAATACTATTAGCAAGTCATTATATCTTTCATTTTTCAGTGATAATAACCATGACCTTGGTTATCTTAAGTGCAAGTCCTACAGGGGTAAATGCTTACTTAGTTGCTAAGCAACAAGCAAAACATCAAGAAACAATTGCCGGAACCGTAGTAACCACGACTTTACTTTCTATTATTACATTACCTTTATGGTTGTGGGGCTTATCAAGTATCTTCACGCCATAG
- the ruvX gene encoding Holliday junction resolvase RuvX, which produces MVSKAAIGQRTIIGFDFGKKYIGVAIGQELTGSASPLGSIKARDGIPDWDGMTKFINEWQPDFIVVGLPLNMDGSEQQLTRDAKKFGNRVAGRFGIKVEFQDERLTTATAKEVLFAEGGYRNLKKDNIDAASAKLIIESYFENQY; this is translated from the coding sequence ATGGTAAGTAAAGCAGCTATCGGGCAGCGAACAATCATAGGTTTTGATTTTGGTAAAAAGTATATTGGTGTCGCCATTGGTCAAGAATTAACCGGCTCAGCCTCTCCTTTAGGCTCAATAAAAGCACGTGATGGTATTCCTGATTGGGATGGCATGACTAAATTTATCAATGAATGGCAGCCTGACTTTATTGTGGTGGGTTTACCTCTCAACATGGACGGTAGTGAGCAACAACTTACCCGCGATGCAAAAAAATTCGGTAATCGCGTTGCTGGCCGATTTGGCATTAAAGTAGAGTTTCAAGATGAGCGCTTAACCACAGCAACAGCCAAAGAAGTTTTATTTGCTGAAGGTGGTTATCGTAACCTTAAAAAAGACAATATTGACGCGGCATCTGCAAAATTAATTATAGAAAGTTACTTTGAAAATCAATATTAA
- a CDS encoding YqgE/AlgH family protein, whose protein sequence is MDSFENQLLIAMPSLDDSYFNKTVTYICEHNAEGAMGLIINLPIDITLNELLIQIDQAKEDTPELAQQVLTGGPVSQDRGFVLHSTQSGWSSSLALSSDVMITTSKDILMALGTEDAPEKYMVTLGYAGWGPGQLEEEIKANSWLLTPADDTIIFDTPIEQRWKKATEKLGINIAHLSSEIGHA, encoded by the coding sequence ATGGATAGTTTTGAAAATCAACTCTTGATTGCTATGCCCAGTTTAGACGACTCCTACTTTAATAAAACTGTCACCTATATCTGTGAGCATAACGCTGAAGGTGCGATGGGATTAATTATTAATTTACCTATCGACATCACGTTAAATGAATTACTGATACAAATTGACCAAGCCAAAGAAGACACCCCAGAGCTTGCTCAACAAGTATTAACCGGTGGACCGGTATCACAAGATAGAGGCTTTGTGTTACATAGCACACAATCTGGCTGGAGTAGTTCGTTGGCCTTAAGCAGTGATGTAATGATCACAACATCAAAAGATATTTTAATGGCACTCGGTACAGAAGATGCACCTGAAAAATATATGGTCACGCTTGGCTATGCCGGTTGGGGGCCAGGCCAATTAGAGGAAGAAATCAAAGCTAATTCTTGGTTATTAACCCCTGCAGATGACACCATTATTTTTGATACGCCCATCGAACAACGGTGGAAAAAAGCCACTGAAAAGTTAGGTATTAATATTGCTCATCTCTCCAGTGAAATAGGACATGCATAA
- the gshB gene encoding glutathione synthase, whose protein sequence is MSIKIGVVMDPISEVKVKKDSSMAMMLEAQARGYEIYYMEMQDLYLEQGVCRATAAKVKVFDDPQHWYELDAREDINVADLDAVLMRKDPPFDTEFIYATYMLERAEVAGTLIVNKPQSLRDCNEKLFTAWFPELTPKTLVTRNNQKIREFHKENKDIIIKPLDGMGGSSIFRIGENDPNVGVILETLTAHSTQYAMVQEYMPEIVDGDKRILIVNGEPMPYCLARIPAQGETRGNLAAGGRGEARPLSASDKLIAETIAPELKKRGLYFVGLDVIGDKVTEINVTSPTCIREIEAAYPINISGKLMDAIEQNIKKR, encoded by the coding sequence ATGAGCATAAAAATTGGCGTTGTAATGGACCCTATTTCCGAGGTCAAAGTAAAAAAAGACTCTTCAATGGCAATGATGCTTGAAGCGCAAGCGCGTGGTTATGAAATTTATTACATGGAGATGCAAGATCTCTATTTAGAACAAGGTGTCTGTCGAGCAACTGCCGCGAAAGTAAAAGTATTTGATGACCCACAACATTGGTATGAACTCGATGCACGTGAAGATATCAATGTCGCTGATTTAGATGCGGTATTAATGCGTAAAGATCCGCCATTTGATACTGAGTTTATTTATGCCACATATATGCTAGAACGAGCAGAAGTTGCGGGAACGCTCATTGTTAACAAACCACAAAGTTTACGTGATTGTAATGAAAAATTATTTACTGCTTGGTTTCCAGAATTAACGCCAAAAACGTTAGTCACACGCAACAATCAGAAAATTAGAGAGTTTCATAAAGAAAACAAAGATATTATTATTAAACCATTAGATGGTATGGGCGGTTCGTCTATTTTCCGTATTGGTGAAAATGATCCTAATGTGGGGGTTATTCTTGAAACTTTAACCGCTCATTCAACACAATATGCTATGGTTCAAGAGTACATGCCTGAAATTGTTGACGGTGATAAGCGTATTTTAATCGTCAATGGTGAACCAATGCCATATTGCTTAGCCCGTATTCCTGCCCAAGGAGAAACTCGTGGTAATTTAGCGGCTGGTGGTCGCGGTGAAGCTCGTCCATTAAGTGCTAGCGATAAACTCATTGCTGAAACGATAGCGCCAGAATTGAAAAAACGTGGTTTATACTTTGTTGGTTTAGATGTCATCGGCGATAAAGTCACTGAAATCAATGTCACTAGCCCAACCTGTATTCGCGAAATTGAAGCAGCATACCCGATAAATATTAGCGGTAAATTAATGGATGCCATTGAGCAAAACATTAAAAAACGCTAA
- the rsmE gene encoding 16S rRNA (uracil(1498)-N(3))-methyltransferase, translating to MRNPRIYQAQAFEVGQTQALNDDAFGHTVRVLRLKDGDDITLFNGIAEQQSYYEYQAKLCNVGKKRADIEIIAKNKVENESPLNIHLGQGISRGERMDFTLQKSVELGVNTITPIFTERCGVKLTGERLEKKHEQWQKIVISACEQSGRCAVPIVAAPIYLDDWLQQDSSALKLNLHPRAQHSIMSLPIENNRVRLLIGPEGGLSDDEIANANSAGFHDVLLGPRVLRTETAALTAITALQCRYGDLT from the coding sequence ATGCGTAATCCTCGTATTTATCAAGCACAGGCATTTGAAGTCGGTCAAACGCAAGCATTAAACGATGATGCTTTTGGCCATACCGTACGAGTATTACGCCTTAAAGATGGTGACGACATCACTTTATTTAATGGTATAGCAGAGCAGCAAAGCTATTACGAATACCAAGCAAAACTTTGTAATGTCGGTAAAAAACGTGCTGATATTGAAATTATTGCAAAAAATAAAGTCGAGAATGAATCACCGCTTAATATTCATTTAGGCCAAGGTATTTCACGCGGTGAACGTATGGACTTTACCTTACAAAAATCAGTTGAGTTGGGTGTGAATACTATCACCCCTATTTTTACTGAACGCTGTGGTGTAAAGCTTACCGGTGAGCGTTTAGAGAAAAAGCATGAGCAATGGCAAAAAATAGTCATCAGTGCTTGTGAACAAAGTGGTCGATGTGCGGTCCCTATTGTAGCAGCACCGATTTATCTCGATGATTGGTTACAGCAAGACAGTTCAGCTTTAAAGTTAAATTTACATCCCCGAGCTCAGCATTCAATTATGAGTCTGCCGATTGAGAACAATCGTGTACGCTTGCTGATAGGTCCTGAGGGTGGTTTAAGTGACGATGAAATTGCCAATGCTAATAGCGCAGGCTTTCACGATGTATTACTTGGACCTCGTGTACTAAGAACAGAAACAGCGGCTTTAACAGCAATCACCGCCTTGCAATGTCGCTACGGTGACTTAACCTAG
- a CDS encoding serine/threonine-protein kinase: MDKITWRLIEDIFNQAIKLPKAQQSAYITQACGTDTELFHKVKSLLDNQNNATKIYDVISKTAANFFTLQESLIGQNIGNYRVIKSLAKGGMGSVFLAERADQQYQQQVAIKLINTQLADKQTQNAFRTERQILANLQHANISRLLDGGTLDNNMPYLVMEYVKGEPINSYCHNNNLSLKARLTLFKKVCHVVQYAHQNLIIHCDLKPSNILITATGEVKLLDFGISKLIVQQSSGDNEENPLPTHAYSLAYSSPEQIRCEPVSIMADIYALGVVLFEMLTQQRPFDLNNKNLTESKNLLMNVEPLLASVALKAASTADSTNKITASQLCGDIDAIINKALEKSATLRYQSASQFADDINNFLNCQLVTARVSPRSLKLVKLFKRNKTISLTSLLLFSAIVSFSTTLWLQSIQLTKERDRSALTLSFFTDMFNELDPNKEKGQNVLVREVLDKTSTALNNTEHSLKQHPDSEAIIRSVIGNIYLELGMLLPAEQHLHGAMSLFQQQALTHSPAYLNLLIQLTRLYAVQFEHKKSLTIIYQSLALSKELYGDNAPHTLGIMSNLAGYLNMQGDHHAAKTLFEEVYLERLKTLGEEHIDTIATLKNIGIVYHWLGEYDKANEYYRNAYHLLVKTKGEKHPASFSILSLIGSVLQTMGQYQQALPIIKQHIEIATVVLGENHHEVLRSMHNLADVYKGLGQLTPAETLFRKVLKKRQEHLGSTHIETLQTQKKLAKLLNKTGGASKLEEALALALSTVNTNTNKLGEAHPDTLSSLQTLANVYLSQQQHDKARKLYLKILAIRDNSNEYQNHPSSITIYLNLASIDINNNKITSAEKMFKQAILIAEKHPKLHQQDIKQSALKFIEYYRSQNNETKVQDFQIHLI, encoded by the coding sequence ATGGATAAAATAACATGGCGTTTAATAGAGGATATTTTCAATCAAGCTATCAAGCTGCCTAAAGCACAACAATCAGCCTATATTACGCAAGCGTGTGGTACAGATACCGAGCTATTTCATAAAGTAAAATCACTATTAGATAATCAAAACAACGCCACCAAAATTTATGATGTGATCTCGAAAACCGCGGCTAATTTTTTTACGTTACAAGAGAGCCTCATTGGCCAAAACATTGGCAATTATCGCGTCATTAAATCTTTAGCTAAAGGTGGTATGGGCAGCGTGTTTTTAGCTGAGCGTGCCGACCAACAGTATCAACAACAAGTAGCTATCAAACTTATTAATACACAACTTGCCGACAAACAAACCCAAAACGCTTTTCGCACCGAACGGCAGATACTGGCTAATTTACAGCATGCAAACATTTCTCGGTTGTTAGATGGCGGTACTTTAGATAATAATATGCCTTATTTGGTGATGGAATACGTTAAAGGCGAGCCCATCAATAGCTATTGCCATAACAACAATTTGTCATTAAAAGCACGACTAACACTATTTAAAAAAGTTTGCCACGTCGTGCAATATGCACATCAAAACCTTATCATTCACTGTGATTTAAAACCTTCAAATATATTAATTACAGCAACTGGCGAGGTGAAGTTACTCGACTTTGGTATTTCGAAATTAATTGTTCAACAAAGTAGCGGTGATAACGAAGAAAACCCCTTACCCACCCACGCTTATAGCTTAGCTTATTCAAGCCCTGAACAAATAAGGTGTGAGCCAGTGTCGATCATGGCTGACATTTACGCTTTAGGTGTTGTACTTTTTGAAATGCTTACTCAGCAAAGACCTTTCGATTTAAATAATAAAAATCTTACCGAGTCAAAAAATTTGCTTATGAATGTCGAGCCTTTGCTCGCCAGTGTGGCCCTAAAAGCGGCATCAACAGCCGATTCGACAAACAAAATAACAGCAAGCCAACTCTGCGGGGATATTGATGCGATTATCAACAAGGCCTTAGAAAAATCAGCCACTTTAAGGTATCAATCTGCAAGCCAATTTGCTGATGATATTAATAATTTTCTTAACTGCCAACTCGTTACCGCAAGAGTTAGTCCACGGTCATTAAAGTTAGTAAAACTATTTAAGCGCAATAAAACCATTAGCCTAACTTCTTTATTACTTTTTAGCGCTATTGTTAGCTTTAGCACAACCTTATGGCTACAGTCGATTCAGTTAACCAAAGAGCGAGATCGCTCAGCACTTACCTTATCATTCTTTACTGATATGTTTAACGAATTAGATCCCAACAAAGAAAAGGGCCAAAACGTACTTGTTAGAGAGGTGTTAGACAAAACCAGTACAGCGCTTAACAATACGGAACATTCATTGAAGCAGCATCCAGACTCTGAAGCGATTATTCGCAGTGTGATCGGTAATATCTATTTAGAGTTAGGCATGCTCTTACCTGCCGAACAACACTTACATGGCGCTATGTCGTTATTTCAGCAACAAGCATTAACGCATTCGCCAGCCTATTTAAACTTGCTAATACAGCTTACTCGTTTGTACGCAGTACAGTTTGAGCACAAAAAATCACTGACGATTATTTATCAGTCGCTAGCACTTAGTAAAGAACTATATGGTGATAATGCGCCGCACACATTGGGTATCATGAGTAACCTCGCTGGGTATTTAAACATGCAAGGCGATCATCACGCCGCAAAAACCTTATTTGAAGAAGTTTACCTAGAACGTTTAAAAACGCTGGGCGAAGAGCATATTGATACTATCGCCACCCTGAAAAACATCGGGATTGTTTATCACTGGTTAGGAGAGTATGACAAAGCCAATGAATATTATCGCAATGCCTATCACTTATTGGTTAAAACCAAAGGCGAAAAACACCCGGCAAGTTTTAGCATCTTGAGTCTTATTGGTTCGGTATTACAAACCATGGGACAATACCAACAAGCCTTACCTATTATTAAACAACATATTGAAATAGCGACAGTTGTTTTAGGCGAAAATCACCATGAAGTACTACGTTCTATGCACAACTTAGCTGATGTCTATAAGGGCTTAGGTCAATTAACACCTGCAGAGACTTTATTCAGAAAGGTATTGAAAAAGCGTCAAGAACACTTGGGCAGCACCCATATTGAAACACTGCAAACACAAAAAAAACTGGCTAAATTACTCAATAAAACCGGAGGAGCAAGCAAGCTTGAAGAAGCATTAGCGTTAGCATTAAGTACCGTTAATACGAATACAAACAAGCTCGGTGAAGCGCATCCTGATACGCTCAGTTCTTTACAAACACTCGCTAATGTTTATCTTTCTCAGCAACAGCATGATAAGGCAAGAAAGCTATATCTGAAAATTTTGGCAATAAGAGATAATAGCAATGAATACCAAAACCATCCAAGCTCGATTACTATTTATCTTAACCTCGCGAGTATTGATATTAACAATAATAAAATAACCTCAGCTGAAAAAATGTTTAAGCAAGCGATCTTAATTGCAGAAAAACACCCAAAATTGCATCAACAAGATATCAAGCAGAGTGCTTTAAAATTTATTGAATATTATCGAAGCCAGAATAACGAGACAAAAGTACAAGACTTTCAAATTCATCTAATTTGA
- a CDS encoding ECF-type sigma factor yields MNRDNSAEITRLLRDWQAGEKHALDKVSEFVSHELHRLAAKQMSKEGRGHTLQATALVNEAFLELMHVKVNYHDRIHFFNLASRIMRRILVDYAKMKKATKRGDGAKLLTLHEHQQPSYFSDDMIELDEALSSLAMFDQRKADILHLQFFAGLKTQEIADLFEISKKTVERNAQLAKAWLSHTLTLH; encoded by the coding sequence ATGAATAGAGATAATTCAGCTGAAATCACTCGTTTGCTAAGAGATTGGCAAGCAGGTGAGAAACATGCTTTGGATAAAGTAAGTGAGTTTGTCAGTCATGAATTGCATCGTTTAGCAGCAAAGCAAATGAGTAAAGAGGGTAGAGGCCATACATTACAAGCCACAGCATTAGTAAATGAAGCTTTTCTTGAGCTTATGCATGTGAAAGTGAATTATCATGACCGTATTCATTTCTTCAACTTAGCTAGCCGTATTATGCGTAGAATTCTTGTTGATTATGCCAAAATGAAAAAAGCAACCAAACGAGGCGATGGTGCTAAGTTGCTAACCCTCCATGAGCATCAACAACCCAGCTACTTCTCTGACGATATGATTGAGTTAGACGAAGCACTTAGTTCTTTGGCCATGTTTGATCAACGCAAGGCTGATATATTACATTTGCAGTTTTTTGCTGGCTTAAAAACTCAAGAAATAGCTGACCTGTTTGAGATCTCTAAAAAAACAGTTGAAAGAAATGCCCAATTAGCCAAAGCATGGCTAAGCCACACACTAACCCTTCATTAA